One window from the genome of Treponema sp. OMZ 838 encodes:
- a CDS encoding ATP--guanido phosphotransferase produces the protein MFASSNAWYTYSGNDNDTVLSSRVRIVRNLKNYRFPPTLEKEEAETVYRTVVSAFQDLPPSDGFHPIRLDTLDAIAKKIFEERNIIPTNLERNFGTGVIVRDDGILSATVNVKDHIRLSAFYAGFELQKCFTLGKNIIDTLAETLEFSAVQDFGYLSSDVMNIGSGMKCSVLCSLPGHSLTNKIQGKIEALTKQNFEVHAYYAQNTKRLLGYLYLISTKSAAGYTDEVQISMITSAIRELINEERELRDSLVKTQLWRIQDDVIKAFSIAKNAYLLDVKDTIDLVFKIKLGINLGFIEGLSPEACLALLYQTQTAHIAFLMLNGTFHLEEPFQLDELRIERIRAILVQEILKRAELRIQNSAKNGL, from the coding sequence ATGTTTGCATCTTCGAATGCATGGTATACCTATTCCGGAAACGACAACGATACGGTTCTTTCTTCACGGGTACGTATTGTACGGAATTTAAAGAACTATCGCTTTCCGCCGACGCTCGAAAAAGAAGAAGCGGAAACGGTGTATCGGACTGTCGTATCCGCATTTCAAGACCTGCCTCCTTCCGACGGATTTCATCCCATTCGGCTTGATACCTTGGATGCAATAGCAAAAAAGATTTTTGAAGAGCGGAATATCATTCCTACCAATCTGGAGCGGAATTTCGGTACGGGGGTTATTGTCCGTGATGACGGTATTCTTTCGGCAACTGTGAATGTGAAAGATCATATTAGACTTTCAGCGTTCTATGCAGGTTTTGAACTGCAAAAATGCTTTACGCTGGGAAAGAATATCATCGATACATTGGCTGAAACGCTGGAATTCAGTGCCGTGCAGGATTTCGGGTATTTATCTTCGGATGTGATGAATATCGGGAGCGGAATGAAATGTTCGGTTCTGTGTTCGCTGCCCGGTCATTCGCTGACGAACAAAATACAGGGAAAGATAGAGGCGCTGACAAAGCAAAATTTTGAAGTACACGCTTATTATGCGCAGAATACCAAACGGCTGCTCGGTTATTTGTACCTCATTTCTACTAAAAGCGCCGCGGGCTATACCGATGAGGTGCAAATCAGTATGATAACGTCTGCGATTCGGGAACTCATCAATGAAGAGCGGGAATTGCGGGATTCGTTGGTAAAAACGCAACTGTGGCGTATTCAAGATGATGTCATTAAGGCGTTCAGTATTGCGAAAAATGCGTACTTGCTCGATGTAAAAGATACGATAGACCTTGTATTCAAGATAAAACTCGGTATCAATCTCGGCTTTATCGAAGGTTTAAGTCCGGAAGCCTGTCTCGCGCTTCTGTATCAAACTCAAACCGCCCATATCGCCTTTTTGATGTTGAACGGCACGTTTCATCTTGAAGAACCCTTTCAGCTTGATGAACTCCGTATTGAGCGTATCCGCGCGATTTTAGTACAGGAGATCTTAAAACGGGCTGAGCTGCGGATACAAAACTCCGCAAAAAACGGACTGTAG
- a CDS encoding UvrB/UvrC motif-containing protein — MICQICGKHNASMLVRQIIDGKTKELYICRSCAKKHHLYSDNNEMHLSLKAIFDGLVPQLDTSEEARDSVHPLVCPDCGMPFSRVKEKKILGCPRCFFYFRDTVLKLMQETSGEVFYAGNLPLKTETFSDTAVSLQHLEEELQKAVENEEYELAAYLRDKIKEQEVST, encoded by the coding sequence ATGATATGTCAGATATGCGGAAAGCATAATGCCTCTATGCTCGTGCGGCAAATTATAGACGGAAAAACAAAAGAACTGTATATTTGCAGATCATGTGCTAAAAAGCACCATCTTTACTCTGATAACAATGAAATGCATCTTTCACTTAAAGCTATTTTTGACGGGCTTGTACCTCAATTAGACACTTCGGAAGAAGCAAGGGATAGCGTCCACCCTCTGGTGTGTCCCGATTGCGGGATGCCGTTTAGCCGTGTCAAAGAGAAGAAAATCCTCGGCTGTCCTCGCTGTTTTTTTTATTTCCGCGATACCGTATTAAAACTCATGCAAGAAACTTCCGGAGAGGTTTTTTACGCAGGAAACCTGCCCTTAAAAACGGAAACGTTTTCGGACACGGCGGTCTCATTGCAGCATCTTGAAGAGGAACTGCAAAAGGCGGTAGAAAATGAAGAATATGAACTGGCTGCATACCTCCGCGATAAGATAAAAGAGCAGGAGGTTTCAACCTAG
- a CDS encoding sigma-54-dependent Fis family transcriptional regulator, with product MSDYKCSRKDSCPIRLDAEKQLDSIIENMFDGIYITDGEANTLRANKAYEVITGISRDDVIGCNMKQLEEGGTISQSGSLIAIRTGKPVTLQQKFSTGRQALITSTPVFGPDNKIEMVITNVRDMTEIHHLREEIESRNEERLRLHKELEHIRTQFLDKTDFIAADKVTLSIIRMADKVAPLDTTVMISGETGVGKEVFAQYVHSRSRRNKKSFISVNCGAIPANLIESELFGYERGAFTGADKNGKAGLFEVADQGTIFLDEIGELPLNMQVKLLRVLQEHEVKRIGGTKPIPVDIRVIAATNRNLEEMVKKKKFRKDLYYRMMVFPLHIPPLRERRNDIIPLAELFLEQLNRKYAFRKYFSDAALRLMVEYEWPGNIRELRNIVERAVIVTDSDEITAMNTFITPCKQQAEPLYIPVKQPDSVHDLKAALADIEAEYIDFAYKTYGNVRLAAESLGMSHATFVRKRQRHTASREINEKPSA from the coding sequence ATGTCTGACTATAAATGTTCACGAAAAGATTCTTGCCCCATCCGCTTGGATGCGGAAAAACAGCTCGATTCCATCATTGAAAATATGTTTGACGGTATTTATATCACTGATGGTGAGGCCAATACGCTGCGGGCAAATAAAGCCTATGAAGTGATTACCGGTATTTCCCGCGACGATGTTATCGGTTGTAATATGAAGCAGCTTGAAGAGGGCGGTACTATTTCTCAATCGGGGTCTTTAATCGCTATCAGAACGGGTAAGCCGGTAACATTGCAGCAAAAATTCAGCACAGGACGTCAGGCGCTCATTACCAGTACACCGGTATTCGGACCCGACAATAAAATAGAAATGGTCATCACAAACGTCCGGGATATGACTGAAATCCATCATCTGAGGGAGGAAATAGAATCCCGAAATGAGGAACGGCTGCGCCTGCATAAGGAATTGGAGCATATAAGGACTCAATTTCTTGATAAAACCGATTTTATTGCAGCCGATAAGGTAACGCTTTCGATTATCCGTATGGCGGATAAGGTTGCCCCGCTTGATACAACGGTGATGATCAGCGGTGAAACTGGTGTGGGAAAAGAAGTATTTGCCCAATATGTCCACAGCCGAAGCCGCCGCAATAAAAAATCATTTATCAGTGTAAACTGCGGCGCTATTCCTGCCAATCTGATAGAAAGCGAACTGTTCGGCTATGAACGGGGCGCTTTTACCGGTGCCGATAAGAACGGCAAGGCGGGGCTTTTTGAGGTTGCCGACCAAGGAACTATCTTCCTCGATGAAATCGGAGAGCTGCCGCTGAATATGCAGGTAAAGCTGCTGCGGGTTTTACAAGAACATGAGGTAAAGCGTATCGGTGGCACAAAACCCATTCCGGTAGACATACGCGTCATTGCGGCGACAAACCGTAACTTAGAAGAAATGGTGAAAAAAAAGAAGTTCCGCAAAGACCTGTATTACCGGATGATGGTGTTTCCCCTGCACATTCCACCGCTCCGAGAACGCCGCAACGACATTATCCCACTGGCGGAACTGTTCCTTGAACAGCTCAACCGGAAATATGCATTCCGCAAATACTTTTCCGACGCAGCGCTCCGGCTGATGGTTGAGTACGAGTGGCCCGGAAATATCCGCGAACTGCGGAATATTGTGGAACGGGCGGTTATCGTTACCGACAGCGACGAGATTACTGCAATGAATACGTTCATTACTCCGTGTAAACAGCAGGCGGAACCCTTATATATACCGGTAAAGCAGCCTGACAGCGTACATGATTTAAAAGCCGCCCTTGCGGATATAGAAGCGGAGTATATCGACTTTGCCTATAAAACATACGGAAATGTGCGGCTTGCCGCCGAGAGTCTTGGTATGTCTCATGCAACCTTTGTCCGCAAGCGTCAGCGGCATACGGCCTCTCGCGAGATAAACGAAAAACCCTCAGCATAA
- a CDS encoding transporter associated domain-containing protein: MNKLKAKLNKQNLRRYLGLMASYTEILLALVVIIGILLLCIRVLVQLKGFIISTFAGAEVPSFAEFLSTVFELVIGIEFVKMLTKHTPGSAIEVLLYTIARALIMDHSSMVSSLLGVIAIAILFAVRKYFNDPEVHNHETGGDYIVNGGISMKEVNKRLDADFDESYGHTVAGYLFNYLQAIGKAPTVGCEAQIGEYMFQVYDMEGELIRHIKITPLKS, translated from the coding sequence ATGAATAAATTAAAAGCGAAATTGAACAAACAAAATCTCAGGCGTTATTTAGGTTTAATGGCGAGTTATACGGAAATTCTGCTCGCTCTGGTAGTTATTATCGGGATTTTGCTCCTCTGTATTCGGGTTCTTGTACAACTGAAAGGCTTTATCATCAGTACATTTGCCGGTGCGGAGGTTCCGTCATTCGCGGAATTTCTTTCGACTGTATTTGAACTGGTTATCGGTATCGAGTTTGTAAAGATGCTCACAAAACATACGCCGGGCAGCGCTATCGAGGTGCTTTTATATACGATTGCTCGCGCACTCATTATGGATCACAGCAGTATGGTGAGTTCTTTGTTAGGTGTTATCGCTATCGCAATCCTTTTTGCGGTTCGCAAATATTTCAATGATCCTGAAGTGCATAATCACGAAACCGGCGGCGACTATATTGTAAACGGCGGTATCAGTATGAAAGAAGTTAATAAGCGGCTTGATGCCGATTTTGACGAATCGTATGGGCATACCGTTGCAGGATATTTATTCAATTATTTACAGGCAATAGGAAAAGCGCCGACAGTTGGATGTGAAGCTCAAATCGGTGAATATATGTTCCAAGTATATGATATGGAAGGAGAACTCATCCGGCATATTAAGATAACTCCGTTAAAATCATAA
- a CDS encoding nitrogen regulation protein NR(II) encodes MREFMSRALRKLPRMNDSQLRSFIQLIADDYALFDAMMDSLANGVIILDSDHTIIKTNRAASRILGIPLAESPDRPLWTSISDAKLADFIHTVIRNEEVRTAEEFVIVADEGNQYIELSVLPLVKEKRVRGTIITVEDITQRKREEINNRRLENLASLTNLAAAVAHEIKNPLAAISIHVQLLRKNFKACNLEINAKAQKHLDVVEEEIERLNKIVVDFLFAVRPLQCEFAPVNVNELIKNLFTTFQEEFSAAGISFVSQLDDELPIIQADERFLRQALMNILTNAKAAMMPSGGELGITTRFDQERVYIIITDTGKGIPPDILHKIFEPYFTTKPDGSGLGLTMTYKVMKEHGGDIQVHSEVGKGTRFTFMLPITRSEKPLLLEARTAQSADSTHSTGV; translated from the coding sequence ATGAGAGAGTTTATGAGCCGCGCACTGCGGAAGCTACCGCGCATGAACGATTCGCAACTACGCTCTTTTATCCAATTAATTGCCGATGACTACGCACTCTTTGACGCGATGATGGATTCGCTTGCGAACGGCGTTATCATTCTGGATTCAGATCATACGATTATAAAAACCAACCGAGCTGCTTCGCGGATTCTCGGCATTCCGCTTGCGGAAAGCCCCGACCGGCCGTTGTGGACATCAATTTCCGATGCAAAGTTAGCGGATTTTATCCATACGGTGATACGGAATGAAGAAGTCAGAACGGCAGAGGAATTCGTCATCGTTGCCGACGAGGGAAATCAATACATTGAGCTTTCGGTACTGCCGCTTGTTAAAGAAAAAAGGGTACGGGGAACAATTATCACCGTTGAAGATATTACGCAGCGGAAACGGGAAGAAATCAATAACCGGCGGCTTGAAAACCTGGCGAGCCTTACCAACCTTGCGGCGGCAGTTGCTCACGAAATAAAAAATCCGCTTGCGGCTATCAGTATCCACGTGCAGCTGCTGCGGAAAAACTTTAAAGCGTGTAATTTGGAGATTAATGCAAAGGCGCAAAAACACCTTGACGTAGTGGAAGAAGAAATCGAACGGTTAAATAAGATAGTCGTAGATTTTCTCTTTGCCGTTCGGCCGCTCCAGTGCGAATTTGCACCGGTCAATGTTAATGAACTGATTAAAAATCTTTTTACAACCTTTCAGGAAGAATTTTCCGCTGCCGGTATTTCTTTTGTCTCTCAGCTTGACGATGAACTGCCGATTATTCAAGCGGACGAACGCTTTTTACGGCAAGCATTGATGAATATCCTGACGAACGCAAAAGCCGCGATGATGCCTTCGGGCGGAGAACTCGGCATTACAACGCGGTTTGATCAAGAGCGGGTATATATCATCATTACCGATACGGGCAAAGGCATTCCGCCCGACATACTGCATAAAATTTTTGAACCTTATTTTACAACAAAGCCGGACGGCAGCGGGCTCGGACTCACGATGACGTATAAGGTGATGAAAGAGCACGGCGGAGATATTCAGGTACATTCGGAAGTGGGTAAAGGAACCCGCTTTACATTCATGCTGCCCATTACCCGCAGCGAAAAACCGCTTTTATTGGAGGCCCGCACCGCACAAAGCGCCGACAGTACACACAGCACAGGAGTATAA
- a CDS encoding sigma-54 dependent transcriptional regulator → MKFKILVIDDEKNIREGLQMALEDEGYEVLTAEDGTDGLQKALSEVVDLVITDLRMPGVGGQEILRRVSSEMPGVPVIVLTGHGTVETAVEAMRMGAYDFLTKPLDLDRLSLLVKRALQNRELVLQHRELVEQMQSDKTFEHIIGKSAAMEHVFAMIRKVAPSRASVLITGESGVGKELIASAIHNLSPRKNNSYVKVHCAALAESLLESELFGHEKGAYTGAVSQKRGRFELADGGTIFLDEIGEINQSLQIKILRVLQEKQFERVGGEKSITVDTRLITATNRDLEKEVAAGTFRSDLYYRLNVVHIHVPPLRERKEDIPLLIAAFIKEFTEENAKQITAIEPKARAALYAYDWPGNIRQLRNCLESAVVMSSDDTIRLSDLPEPIREAEQNSSIRIQIGTPLAEAERHIIMETLVAYNGNKSKTADILGIGRKTLHRKLDEFAAHATDAAGSGAE, encoded by the coding sequence ATGAAGTTTAAAATTTTAGTTATCGACGACGAAAAAAATATCCGTGAAGGGCTCCAGATGGCGCTTGAGGATGAAGGGTATGAGGTACTGACTGCGGAAGACGGAACCGACGGCCTGCAAAAAGCGCTGTCTGAGGTAGTAGATCTCGTTATCACCGACTTGCGGATGCCGGGCGTCGGCGGGCAGGAAATCCTCCGCAGGGTAAGTTCGGAAATGCCGGGCGTACCGGTGATTGTCCTGACCGGCCACGGCACCGTCGAAACCGCCGTCGAAGCGATGCGTATGGGCGCTTATGACTTTTTAACCAAGCCGCTCGACCTTGATCGGCTTTCCCTGCTGGTAAAACGCGCACTCCAGAACCGTGAACTGGTATTGCAGCACCGTGAACTTGTCGAGCAGATGCAGTCGGATAAAACATTTGAGCACATCATCGGGAAGAGCGCGGCGATGGAGCACGTGTTTGCGATGATCAGGAAGGTGGCGCCCTCCCGTGCCTCCGTGCTTATCACCGGCGAAAGCGGCGTCGGCAAGGAACTGATCGCAAGTGCGATACACAATCTTTCTCCGCGGAAAAATAACAGCTATGTTAAGGTACACTGCGCCGCGCTTGCGGAAAGCTTGCTGGAAAGCGAACTGTTCGGACATGAGAAGGGCGCATATACCGGCGCGGTCAGTCAAAAGCGGGGGCGATTTGAACTCGCCGACGGCGGCACAATCTTTTTGGATGAAATCGGAGAAATCAATCAGAGTTTGCAGATAAAAATACTGCGCGTACTGCAGGAAAAGCAGTTCGAGCGGGTGGGCGGCGAAAAGTCCATCACGGTTGATACCCGCCTTATCACCGCGACTAACCGCGACCTTGAAAAAGAGGTTGCCGCCGGTACGTTCAGGAGCGATCTGTATTATCGCCTGAATGTCGTCCACATCCACGTGCCGCCGCTTCGGGAACGGAAAGAGGATATTCCGCTGCTGATTGCTGCCTTTATCAAGGAATTTACGGAAGAAAATGCAAAACAGATTACCGCCATCGAGCCGAAAGCCCGCGCGGCGCTTTATGCTTATGATTGGCCCGGCAATATCCGGCAGCTGCGGAACTGTCTGGAAAGCGCCGTCGTGATGAGCTCGGACGATACCATCCGCCTGTCCGATTTACCCGAACCGATACGCGAAGCGGAGCAGAATTCTTCCATCCGCATCCAAATCGGCACTCCCCTTGCCGAAGCGGAACGGCATATCATCATGGAAACCCTTGTCGCCTATAACGGAAATAAATCGAAGACCGCCGACATACTCGGCATCGGGCGTAAAACCCTGCATAGAAAGCTCGATGAATTTGCGGCACATGCTACCGATGCCGCCGGTTCGGGTGCGGAGTAA
- a CDS encoding HAD hydrolase-like protein, with amino-acid sequence MDFKRKKDFLVCIDSDGCAMDTMNLKHYRAFGPELVNIFNLQDHAEPILHYWNKVNLFSKKRAINRFKGFFEVCRFIDKHFIPIDGLEAYEHFLNSGGKLSNEGIREAYQTVGHPIFALAEQWSINVNKTIAAIPLEDRIPFPHVYESIETIYTVADIAVVSSANNAAVTAEWEQAGLTKFVNGIFTQENGSKKQVIASLKQTGGYKDGCILKIGDAPGDLQAAQSNTVFFYPIIPEKEAESWIQLKDTYIPLFINGRYAEYEQQLIDRFYSELED; translated from the coding sequence ATGGACTTCAAACGGAAAAAAGATTTTTTAGTCTGTATCGATAGCGACGGCTGTGCTATGGATACAATGAACCTCAAGCACTACCGTGCTTTCGGGCCGGAGCTGGTAAACATATTCAATTTGCAGGATCATGCGGAACCGATTCTGCACTATTGGAATAAGGTAAATCTATTCAGCAAAAAGCGTGCCATCAATCGCTTTAAGGGATTTTTTGAGGTATGCCGGTTTATCGACAAGCATTTTATTCCTATTGACGGATTGGAAGCCTATGAACATTTTCTTAATTCGGGCGGAAAGTTGTCGAACGAAGGCATCAGGGAGGCATATCAAACTGTCGGTCATCCTATTTTTGCACTTGCCGAGCAATGGTCGATTAATGTAAATAAGACTATTGCTGCAATACCTTTGGAAGATCGCATCCCTTTCCCGCATGTTTACGAAAGCATCGAAACCATTTATACCGTTGCCGATATAGCTGTTGTCAGTTCTGCCAATAATGCTGCCGTGACTGCCGAATGGGAGCAAGCCGGTTTAACAAAATTTGTGAACGGTATTTTTACGCAAGAAAACGGCAGTAAAAAGCAAGTGATTGCCTCATTGAAACAGACCGGCGGATATAAAGATGGCTGTATATTAAAAATCGGTGATGCTCCCGGAGATTTACAGGCTGCGCAAAGTAATACCGTGTTCTTTTATCCGATTATTCCTGAAAAAGAAGCTGAAAGCTGGATTCAGTTGAAAGATACCTATATACCGCTCTTTATCAACGGACGGTATGCCGAGTATGAGCAGCAGCTTATTGACCGGTTTTATTCGGAACTTGAAGATTAA